One genomic region from Actinomycetota bacterium encodes:
- a CDS encoding uroporphyrinogen decarboxylase family protein yields MTSQERIETAIRMGKPDRVPVVPIIDFFAGRYGGINQHEMLFDISKADGALERTLRDLGPIDGQNLSYAGLGRIMQVLFPTPPVMPGVNGVPADGQFQFVEKTVMGWEEYGQIRERGALRWILDKMRLSNPQLGNPVGMLKTLAAVGTDIFRARRSMRQWQREGVESMVAYNIVFTPLEYISLFMRSFNDFILDLFRHPEEVKAASRALMKTMQLQGAMMVRLSGLKRVFMGGTRTSASSLSPKQFEEFALPEWQEMCEYWVGRGVTPLLHFDSDWTAFFPYLKSLPRGKCILNLDGTSDIFAAKEQLGDHMCIMGDVPAALLKLGEPDEVDEYCRRLITELGRDGGFILSSGCTIPADARPENVKAMFASVRRYK; encoded by the coding sequence ATGACCTCGCAGGAACGCATCGAGACCGCGATAAGGATGGGGAAGCCGGACCGGGTGCCCGTGGTGCCCATCATCGACTTCTTCGCCGGCCGCTACGGCGGCATCAACCAGCACGAGATGCTCTTCGATATCTCGAAAGCCGACGGCGCCCTGGAGAGGACCCTGCGCGACCTGGGCCCCATCGACGGCCAGAACCTCTCCTACGCCGGCCTGGGCCGGATCATGCAGGTGCTCTTCCCCACCCCGCCGGTCATGCCCGGCGTGAACGGGGTCCCGGCGGACGGGCAGTTCCAGTTCGTCGAGAAGACGGTGATGGGGTGGGAGGAATACGGGCAGATACGGGAACGGGGGGCCCTGCGCTGGATCCTGGACAAGATGAGGCTCTCCAACCCGCAACTGGGCAACCCGGTCGGGATGCTCAAGACCCTCGCGGCTGTAGGCACGGACATCTTCAGGGCCAGAAGGTCCATGAGGCAGTGGCAGCGGGAGGGCGTCGAGTCCATGGTTGCCTATAACATCGTCTTCACCCCCCTGGAATACATCTCGCTCTTCATGCGCTCCTTCAACGATTTCATCCTCGACCTCTTCCGCCACCCCGAGGAGGTCAAGGCGGCCAGCCGCGCCCTCATGAAGACCATGCAGCTGCAGGGGGCGATGATGGTCAGGCTGAGCGGCCTGAAACGCGTTTTTATGGGGGGGACCAGGACCAGCGCTTCCAGCCTCAGCCCGAAGCAGTTCGAGGAGTTCGCCCTCCCCGAATGGCAGGAGATGTGCGAGTACTGGGTGGGCAGGGGGGTCACGCCGCTTCTCCACTTCGACAGCGACTGGACGGCCTTCTTTCCCTACCTCAAGAGCCTGCCCCGGGGCAAGTGCATCCTCAACCTGGACGGCACCTCGGATATCTTCGCGGCCAAGGAGCAGTTGGGCGACCACATGTGCATCATGGGGGACGTCCCGGCGGCGCTGCTGAAGCTGGGGGAGCCGGACGAGGTGGACGAATACTGCCGCAGGCTCATCACCGAGCTGGGCCGGGACGGCGGATTTATCCTGAGCTCCGGATGCACCATCCCCGCGGACGCGAGGCCGGAGAACGTGAAGGCGATGTTCGCCTCGGTGCGCAGATATAAGTAG